The following proteins come from a genomic window of Anaerobutyricum hallii:
- a CDS encoding endonuclease MutS2, with protein sequence MNTKAFITLEYDKIIKKLETFASSTMGKKLCKDLLPSSDYEEILSAQTETKDALTRLYKTGYLSFQGLSDIRPHLRLLEIDSTLNQKELLEIARLLSITAQAVEYGDTEDEVLAYDSLNSYFGELDPLEFLYQRITQCILSEDEISDDASSALKDIRREIKQTNISIHNKLTSVINSQNNKTMLQDALITVRNGRYCVPVKTEYRNAFPGMIHDQSSSGSTLFIEPMAVVQLNNHLKELDIKEKMEIEKILQSLSAQAASCSRELEENQKILTKLDFIFAKAKYAKEYQGTEPIFNTDGIVDIKQGRHPLLDPKKVVPIHIYIGEDFNMLLLTGPNTGGKTVSLKTVGLFQLMGQAGLHIPAFQGSRLAVFSDIFADIGDEQSIEMNLSTFSSHMTNLVHILNEADPNSLVLLDELCGGTDPTEGAALAIAILDDLHTGKIRTVATTHYAELKMYAMDTEGVENACCEFDLETLSPTYRLLIGIPGKSNAFSISERLGLPDYIIEQARSQIDATAIDFENMLSELEKNKAEIEKEQSELYKTKQEIENLKNSLKEKQDDIKEKRDKMLRDAREEARNILEEAKEVADESIRKYHAWGQHPKQNNMKKMEAQRSDLRGRMSKLDKKLAYKAKKSSTISDPSDFKVGDSVFVTTLSLNGTVKEAANKDGDLIIQMGFLSSVVNYKNLELLAPEKAPKPQHQPKDRYSINKAATINPEINLLGNTVDEAIARLEKYLDDAMIAGLTSVRVVHGKGTGALRKGIHEYLRKLKFVKSYKLAEFGEGDAGVTIVTFK encoded by the coding sequence ATGAATACAAAGGCATTTATCACATTAGAATATGATAAAATAATTAAAAAGCTGGAAACTTTTGCTTCTTCCACAATGGGAAAGAAGCTTTGCAAAGATTTGCTTCCCTCTTCTGACTACGAAGAAATCTTATCCGCACAGACAGAAACAAAGGATGCATTAACCCGGCTTTATAAGACGGGTTATCTTTCTTTTCAGGGACTTTCCGATATCCGCCCACATTTAAGGCTACTAGAAATTGATTCCACACTCAATCAAAAGGAACTTCTTGAGATTGCCCGTCTTCTTTCTATTACGGCACAGGCAGTCGAATACGGAGATACCGAAGATGAAGTGCTGGCTTATGACTCTTTAAACAGTTATTTTGGAGAACTTGACCCGCTCGAATTCCTGTATCAGCGAATTACCCAGTGCATCCTATCAGAAGATGAAATCAGTGATGATGCTTCTTCCGCATTAAAAGATATCCGGCGGGAAATCAAGCAGACAAATATTTCCATTCACAATAAGCTGACTTCCGTTATCAACTCACAAAATAATAAAACTATGCTTCAGGATGCATTGATTACTGTCCGTAACGGCCGTTACTGTGTTCCCGTAAAAACAGAATACCGCAATGCATTTCCTGGTATGATTCATGATCAGTCCTCATCCGGTTCCACACTTTTCATCGAACCGATGGCTGTCGTACAGTTAAATAACCATTTAAAAGAATTAGATATTAAAGAAAAAATGGAAATCGAAAAGATTCTGCAGTCTTTAAGCGCCCAGGCCGCTTCCTGCAGCCGGGAATTAGAAGAGAATCAGAAGATTCTCACAAAGCTTGACTTTATTTTTGCCAAAGCAAAATATGCAAAAGAATATCAGGGAACAGAACCGATCTTTAATACCGACGGCATTGTAGATATCAAACAGGGCAGACATCCTCTGCTTGATCCGAAAAAAGTAGTTCCGATTCATATTTATATTGGAGAAGATTTCAATATGCTCCTTCTTACCGGACCAAACACCGGTGGTAAAACGGTTTCTTTAAAAACAGTTGGTCTTTTCCAGCTCATGGGACAGGCCGGTCTTCATATTCCGGCATTTCAGGGTTCCCGCCTTGCTGTATTTTCCGATATTTTTGCTGATATTGGCGATGAACAGAGTATTGAGATGAACTTATCCACATTTTCTTCTCATATGACGAACCTTGTCCACATTTTAAACGAAGCTGACCCCAATTCTCTCGTCTTACTCGATGAGTTATGTGGCGGAACCGACCCGACAGAAGGTGCGGCACTTGCGATTGCCATCTTAGATGATCTACATACAGGTAAGATTCGTACTGTTGCAACAACGCATTATGCGGAGCTTAAAATGTACGCAATGGATACAGAAGGCGTCGAAAATGCCTGTTGTGAATTCGACCTTGAAACACTTTCTCCAACTTACCGCCTCTTAATCGGTATTCCTGGAAAAAGTAATGCGTTCTCCATCAGTGAACGCCTCGGTCTTCCGGACTATATCATCGAGCAGGCCCGCTCCCAGATTGATGCTACGGCTATCGACTTTGAAAATATGCTCTCTGAATTAGAGAAAAATAAAGCGGAAATCGAAAAAGAGCAGTCTGAACTTTACAAGACAAAACAGGAAATCGAAAACTTAAAAAACAGCCTGAAAGAAAAACAGGATGATATCAAAGAAAAACGAGACAAAATGCTCCGGGACGCTCGTGAGGAAGCTCGAAATATTCTCGAAGAAGCCAAGGAAGTTGCCGATGAATCCATCCGCAAATACCACGCATGGGGACAGCATCCAAAGCAGAACAACATGAAGAAAATGGAAGCACAAAGAAGTGACCTTCGAGGCCGCATGAGTAAGCTTGATAAAAAACTTGCTTACAAAGCAAAGAAATCTTCCACTATCTCCGATCCTTCTGACTTTAAAGTAGGCGATTCCGTATTTGTAACTACACTTTCTCTAAACGGAACCGTAAAAGAAGCCGCCAACAAAGATGGGGACCTTATAATCCAGATGGGCTTCCTAAGTTCGGTAGTAAACTATAAAAACTTAGAACTCCTCGCCCCTGAAAAAGCACCAAAACCACAGCATCAGCCAAAAGACCGCTACAGCATTAATAAAGCGGCAACCATCAATCCAGAAATTAACCTTCTCGGAAATACTGTGGACGAGGCAATTGCCCGTCTTGAAAAATATCTTGATGATGCCATGATTGCCGGCCTTACTTCCGTCCGCGTTGTTCATGGAAAGGGAACCGGCGCTTTACGAAAAGGAATCCACGAATATCTCCGTAAGCTCAAATTTGTCAAATCCTATAAACTCGCAGAATTCGGCGAAGGAGATGCGGGGGTAACAATCGTAACCTTTAAATAA
- a CDS encoding AIR synthase-related protein yields the protein MRIGKVKESILKRSVLRQLHNHSEEGSPASGEDAGVLFMPEFSEDAGVALSVNPIEGWTFAAKRAVYGAVNSMLAAGAKIRAISLSVLMPQDTEEKQLKSLMKEIDALCTQEDILVISGHTAVSPFVSTLILSVTAMGIQKKEEEARAEYTDLDLVIAGTIGREGAAMIATEHANRLEERYAPSYIETAKHLFDDGSMSAVSDILQEREVISIHDVREGGIFAALWETAAAKNVGLSVDLKNIPIRQHTIEVCEYFNLNPYMLRSGGTLLLACANGARLVEQFQKAGIESAVIGQTTSGNDRLIHYDEEARFLEPPKMDEYYKV from the coding sequence ATGCGGATAGGAAAAGTAAAAGAGAGTATTTTAAAACGCTCGGTACTAAGACAGTTGCATAATCACAGTGAAGAAGGCTCTCCGGCATCCGGTGAGGATGCCGGGGTTCTTTTTATGCCGGAATTTTCAGAGGATGCCGGTGTAGCATTATCGGTGAATCCGATAGAAGGCTGGACATTTGCGGCAAAGAGAGCTGTTTATGGCGCTGTAAATAGTATGCTGGCAGCCGGAGCAAAAATCAGGGCAATTTCACTTAGCGTTCTTATGCCACAAGATACAGAGGAAAAACAGTTAAAATCTTTAATGAAGGAGATTGATGCACTTTGTACACAGGAAGACATTCTGGTAATTTCAGGACATACAGCAGTGTCTCCTTTTGTAAGCACTCTTATTTTATCTGTGACAGCAATGGGAATTCAAAAGAAAGAAGAGGAAGCTCGGGCAGAATATACAGATTTAGATCTGGTTATTGCAGGAACTATCGGAAGAGAGGGAGCAGCAATGATCGCAACGGAGCATGCGAATCGTTTGGAAGAAAGATATGCGCCATCTTATATTGAAACGGCAAAGCATTTATTTGATGACGGTTCGATGTCCGCAGTATCTGACATTTTACAGGAAAGAGAAGTTATTTCTATACATGATGTAAGAGAAGGTGGTATTTTTGCCGCACTGTGGGAAACGGCAGCCGCAAAGAACGTTGGTCTTTCTGTTGATTTAAAAAATATACCGATCAGACAACATACAATCGAAGTATGTGAATATTTTAATTTAAATCCATATATGCTTCGGTCCGGTGGAACCTTGCTTCTTGCCTGTGCAAATGGAGCTAGATTAGTAGAACAGTTTCAGAAAGCTGGCATAGAATCGGCAGTGATCGGTCAGACAACATCAGGAAATGACCGCCTGATCCACTACGATGAAGAGGCTCGTTTTTTAGAGCCCCCGAAAATGGATGAATATTATAAAGTATAA
- a CDS encoding pyridoxal phosphate-dependent aminotransferase translates to MRNPLSDKVVEMKPSGIRKFFDLVQEMPNAISLGVGEPDFDTPWHIREEGIYSLEKGRTFYTSNAGLLELRKAIAHYMYRKYDLEYDPVHEIVVTVGGSEGIDLALRAMINPGDEVILPEPAFVSYLPCIKLADGVPVTINLKEENQFKLQPEELLAAITDKTKILILSYPNNPTGAIMTREDLEPIAEIIKEKDLYVISDEIYAELTYGQDHCSIASLPGMRDRTIIINGFSKSFAMTGWRMGFATGPELIMQQILKIHQFAIMAAPTTSQYAAIEAMTNGEEDVQIMRNAYNQRRRFVLELFSEMGLKCFEPEGAFYLFPCIKEFGMSSDEFANRFLHEEEVAVIPGTAFGDCGEGFLRISYAYSIEELKEALGRLANFVERLRKEKNL, encoded by the coding sequence ATGAGAAATCCCTTATCTGATAAAGTAGTGGAAATGAAACCATCGGGAATCCGCAAATTTTTTGATCTGGTACAGGAAATGCCCAATGCGATTTCTCTTGGGGTAGGTGAGCCGGATTTTGACACACCATGGCATATTCGTGAGGAAGGCATCTATTCTTTGGAAAAAGGACGCACTTTTTATACATCGAATGCCGGACTGTTAGAACTTCGAAAAGCAATCGCACACTACATGTATCGTAAATATGATTTAGAATATGACCCTGTACATGAAATCGTAGTAACAGTCGGCGGAAGTGAAGGAATTGACCTTGCACTCCGCGCAATGATTAATCCGGGAGATGAAGTTATTTTACCGGAGCCGGCGTTCGTATCCTATCTTCCTTGCATTAAGCTGGCAGATGGAGTTCCGGTCACGATTAATTTAAAAGAAGAGAATCAATTTAAATTACAGCCCGAAGAATTACTTGCCGCGATTACAGATAAAACAAAGATTTTAATTTTATCTTATCCGAATAATCCAACAGGTGCAATTATGACTCGCGAAGACTTAGAGCCAATCGCCGAAATTATAAAAGAAAAAGATCTGTATGTCATTTCCGATGAGATTTATGCAGAACTTACCTACGGACAAGATCACTGTTCTATCGCTTCACTTCCGGGAATGAGAGACAGAACGATTATCATCAATGGATTCAGTAAGTCATTTGCTATGACCGGATGGAGAATGGGATTTGCTACAGGTCCGGAACTGATCATGCAGCAAATATTAAAAATTCATCAGTTTGCGATCATGGCAGCACCGACAACAAGTCAGTATGCCGCAATCGAGGCAATGACAAACGGAGAAGAAGACGTACAGATTATGCGGAATGCATATAATCAACGCCGCCGATTTGTATTAGAACTTTTCTCAGAAATGGGGCTAAAATGTTTTGAACCGGAAGGCGCATTTTATCTGTTCCCATGCATCAAAGAATTTGGAATGAGCTCCGATGAATTTGCAAACCGTTTCTTACACGAAGAAGAAGTAGCAGTCATTCCAGGAACCGCCTTTGGTGACTGCGGAGAAGGGTTCCTTAGAATCTCTTATGCGTATTCCATCGAAGAATTAAAAGAAGCATTAGGACGTTTAGCAAACTTTGTTGAAAGACTACGTAAAGAGAAAAACCTGTAA
- a CDS encoding VanW family protein: protein MKKRIGVIVLVLLLLLLAGAGAGFYYYYSKYINIDAIYPGVTIQGMSVGGMTQEEAKAKVQEYVDQVSQETVTLQVRKKETAFPLSDIGLKCTNMDAVEEAYNLGKTGNVFKRVMEVRELEKKGTDFPLTFSVDKEETKKVVAKKAKKFLAKKKDATIKRVDGKFVITKHVHGIAIDFDANAEKLAEVFDNKDWDHKSVVFPMDYTLDKAKHTKKELSAIKDVLGTYTTSYAGSASGRCANVENGASLINGTVLYPGESFSVYSKVAPFTAANGYHLAGSYSNGQTVQTYGGGICQVSTTLYNAVLRAELNVTERLNHSMTVHYVPLSADAAISGTDKDLKFTNNLDHPIYIQGTAGGSSITFTIYGKEYRASNRKVEYVSQTLSVRGPSEKVIKDNTMEEGKRVVESNGRTGYTARLWKVVYIDGKETKRTQVNSSSYMSTPSVVRVGTKKKEVPKPTTETGKETTKAEDKAKADVEQPNGN from the coding sequence ATGAAGAAAAGAATAGGGGTTATTGTGCTTGTATTACTCCTTCTTCTTTTGGCAGGCGCCGGAGCGGGATTTTATTATTACTATTCTAAGTATATTAATATTGACGCGATTTATCCGGGAGTAACGATTCAGGGGATGTCTGTTGGCGGAATGACGCAGGAGGAAGCGAAGGCAAAGGTACAGGAGTACGTAGATCAAGTATCACAGGAAACAGTGACATTACAGGTAAGGAAGAAGGAGACCGCATTTCCTCTTTCAGATATAGGCTTGAAGTGTACAAACATGGATGCGGTAGAGGAAGCATATAATCTTGGGAAGACAGGTAATGTTTTTAAGAGAGTGATGGAAGTCAGGGAGCTTGAGAAGAAAGGAACCGACTTTCCACTTACATTTTCTGTAGATAAAGAAGAAACAAAGAAGGTTGTCGCAAAGAAGGCAAAGAAGTTTCTTGCAAAGAAGAAGGATGCGACAATTAAGCGTGTAGATGGTAAGTTTGTTATTACAAAACATGTACATGGTATTGCTATCGATTTTGATGCGAATGCAGAGAAGCTTGCAGAAGTTTTTGATAACAAGGACTGGGATCATAAGTCCGTTGTATTTCCGATGGACTATACTTTAGATAAGGCAAAGCACACAAAGAAGGAGCTTTCTGCAATTAAGGATGTACTTGGCACATATACAACATCCTATGCCGGATCTGCTTCCGGAAGATGTGCGAATGTAGAGAATGGAGCAAGCCTCATCAATGGAACCGTATTATATCCGGGAGAATCCTTCTCTGTATACTCTAAAGTTGCACCATTTACAGCAGCTAACGGATATCATCTTGCGGGTTCTTATTCAAATGGGCAGACAGTTCAGACCTATGGTGGTGGAATCTGTCAGGTTTCAACGACTCTTTATAATGCAGTTCTTAGAGCAGAGTTAAATGTAACAGAGCGTTTAAATCATTCTATGACGGTTCATTATGTTCCTTTATCTGCCGATGCGGCAATTTCCGGAACAGATAAGGATTTAAAGTTTACTAATAATTTAGATCATCCGATCTATATTCAGGGAACCGCAGGTGGAAGCAGTATTACATTTACTATTTATGGTAAGGAATATCGTGCTTCAAACCGTAAAGTAGAATACGTATCACAGACCCTTTCTGTAAGAGGTCCTTCCGAAAAAGTGATTAAAGATAATACGATGGAAGAAGGAAAGCGTGTTGTGGAATCTAATGGACGTACCGGTTATACAGCAAGACTGTGGAAAGTTGTATACATAGACGGCAAAGAGACAAAGAGAACACAGGTGAATTCCAGTTCTTACATGTCAACGCCATCTGTTGTTCGTGTTGGAACAAAGAAAAAAGAAGTTCCAAAGCCAACGACAGAAACTGGAAAGGAAACAACAAAGGCAGAGGATAAAGCCAAAGCCGATGTGGAGCAGCCAAACGGTAATTAA
- the trmL gene encoding tRNA (uridine(34)/cytosine(34)/5-carboxymethylaminomethyluridine(34)-2'-O)-methyltransferase TrmL, with product MVNIVLHEPEMPANTGNIGRTCVATGSVLHLIEPLGFKINDKMLKRAGLDYWDKLDVRTYVNFEDFLAKNPGAKIYMATTKSKQTYTDVEYEDGCYIMFGKESAGIPEEILLEHKETAVRIPMLDHIRSLNLGNSVAIVLYEALRQQGFKELELEGQLHKYEW from the coding sequence ATGGTAAACATTGTATTACATGAGCCGGAAATGCCGGCAAACACCGGAAATATCGGAAGAACCTGCGTAGCAACCGGAAGCGTTCTTCACCTGATCGAGCCACTTGGCTTCAAAATCAACGACAAAATGCTCAAACGTGCCGGACTTGATTACTGGGATAAATTAGATGTCCGCACCTATGTAAACTTTGAAGACTTTCTTGCGAAAAATCCCGGAGCAAAAATTTACATGGCAACAACAAAGTCAAAACAGACATACACAGATGTAGAATACGAAGACGGCTGCTACATCATGTTCGGAAAAGAAAGTGCCGGAATCCCGGAAGAAATCTTACTCGAACATAAAGAAACCGCTGTTCGTATCCCGATGCTCGATCATATCCGCTCACTGAATCTTGGAAACTCTGTAGCAATCGTTCTGTATGAAGCATTAAGACAGCAGGGATTCAAAGAACTCGAGCTCGAAGGACAGCTCCACAAATATGAATGGTAA
- a CDS encoding B12-binding domain-containing radical SAM protein: MRFLLCGINAKYIHSNLAIFSLKTYADRKKIPGAEILLKEYTINNYVEDILQDLYEAKADVIIFSCYIWNISFVRELAAELKKVSPAVKIWAGGPEVSYAANKFLEQNPAFDLIMQGEGEEVFSELIRFALEDKHFVGEENINSMNFIDMIKLQKLQGIAVRDFSEKSALEIGESSMESKSKIINTGFAALMNMDTIPFVYEDFHLFEHKILYYETSRGCPFRCSYCLSSVDKTVRFRSLELVKKELDAFLEAKVPQVKFVDRTFNCNRQRAIDIWSYLVEHDNGITNFHFEISSDLLGEEELELFAKMRPGLIQLEIGVQSTNGETVDAIHRHMDLDKLFHYVDRVHKLGNIHQHLDLIAGLPYEDYESFGKSFNDLYAHKPDQLQLGFLKVLKGTVMEEEVKKYDIIYRNQSPYEVLGTKWLSYDEIILLKGVEELVELYYNSGQYALTLKYAVPFFESPFRFYEMFSASYRKKGYHKLNHNRLEKYNILREFLREHMQEVRWNILDEIMLYDMYLRENVKGRPAWAKDTAKYKKEWKMLYREQGEKLFPEEVQAGTYDSKKAANQSHIELFEIDIKQFEENGTIVEKKVCCLFDYNKRNPLNRAARTVEWNVSPQKGKI, from the coding sequence ATGCGCTTTTTATTATGCGGAATTAATGCAAAGTATATCCACTCCAATCTGGCGATCTTCAGCCTGAAAACATATGCTGACAGGAAGAAGATTCCGGGAGCGGAGATTCTTTTAAAAGAATATACGATCAATAATTATGTAGAGGATATTTTACAGGATTTATATGAGGCGAAGGCCGATGTGATTATTTTCTCCTGTTATATCTGGAATATTTCTTTTGTAAGAGAGTTAGCAGCAGAGCTTAAGAAGGTAAGCCCTGCTGTAAAAATATGGGCTGGGGGTCCGGAAGTTTCTTATGCGGCGAATAAATTTTTAGAGCAGAATCCAGCGTTTGATCTTATTATGCAGGGAGAGGGAGAAGAAGTTTTTTCTGAACTGATTCGTTTCGCGCTAGAAGACAAACATTTCGTAGGAGAAGAGAATATCAACTCAATGAATTTTATAGATATGATAAAACTTCAGAAGTTACAGGGAATCGCCGTTCGGGATTTTTCCGAAAAATCAGCTTTGGAAATTGGCGAGAGCAGTATGGAGAGTAAATCGAAAATCATCAATACAGGTTTTGCTGCTTTGATGAATATGGATACGATTCCTTTTGTATATGAAGATTTTCATCTGTTTGAGCATAAGATTTTATATTACGAGACAAGCAGGGGATGTCCGTTTCGTTGCAGTTACTGCCTTTCTTCTGTGGATAAGACGGTGCGGTTCCGTTCATTGGAGCTTGTGAAAAAGGAGCTGGATGCATTTCTTGAGGCAAAGGTTCCGCAGGTGAAGTTTGTTGACAGGACATTTAACTGTAATCGGCAAAGAGCGATTGATATTTGGAGTTATCTGGTGGAACATGATAATGGTATTACGAATTTTCATTTTGAGATTTCTTCGGATCTGCTTGGAGAGGAAGAGCTGGAACTTTTTGCAAAGATGCGGCCGGGTCTGATTCAGCTTGAAATCGGAGTGCAGTCTACGAATGGGGAGACGGTTGATGCGATCCATCGGCATATGGACTTAGACAAGCTTTTTCATTATGTGGACAGAGTACATAAACTGGGAAATATTCACCAGCATTTGGATTTGATCGCGGGGCTTCCCTATGAAGATTATGAGAGCTTTGGAAAGTCTTTTAATGATTTGTATGCACATAAACCAGATCAGCTTCAGCTAGGATTCCTTAAAGTTCTGAAGGGGACAGTGATGGAAGAGGAAGTTAAAAAATACGATATTATCTATAGAAATCAGTCTCCGTATGAGGTGCTTGGCACAAAATGGCTTTCTTATGACGAGATTATTTTATTAAAAGGTGTGGAGGAACTGGTAGAGCTTTATTATAATAGCGGGCAGTATGCGCTGACATTGAAGTATGCCGTACCATTTTTTGAAAGTCCGTTCCGTTTTTATGAAATGTTCTCAGCATCTTATCGGAAAAAAGGTTACCATAAATTGAATCATAATCGTCTGGAAAAATATAATATTCTTCGTGAATTCTTAAGAGAACATATGCAGGAAGTCAGATGGAATATTTTAGATGAGATTATGCTGTATGATATGTATCTTCGAGAAAATGTAAAAGGCAGACCGGCATGGGCGAAAGATACCGCAAAGTACAAGAAAGAATGGAAAATGCTGTATAGAGAACAGGGAGAAAAACTTTTCCCGGAAGAAGTACAGGCAGGCACATATGATTCAAAAAAAGCAGCGAATCAGAGTCATATTGAACTATTTGAAATTGATATAAAGCAATTTGAGGAGAATGGAACGATTGTAGAAAAGAAAGTATGTTGTTTGTTTGATTATAATAAAAGAAATCCGTTAAATCGTGCTGCAAGGACTGTGGAATGGAATGTTTCGCCCCAAAAGGGTAAAATCTAA
- a CDS encoding Lrp/AsnC family transcriptional regulator, producing the protein MRNEILKMLENNSRIDLHDLAIMLGTDESMVLEEIEKMENEGIICGYPTLINWDKTDTEKVTAFIEVRVTPQRGQGFEKLAERITNYPEVKSIYLMSGAFDFAIFLEGKTLKEVSMFVSTKLSTLEAVAGTATHFVLKKYKDHGMILIDKEPANRMKVTP; encoded by the coding sequence ATGCGTAATGAGATTTTAAAAATGCTGGAAAATAACAGCAGAATAGACTTGCATGATCTGGCAATCATGCTTGGAACCGATGAGAGTATGGTGTTAGAAGAAATCGAAAAAATGGAGAATGAGGGCATTATCTGCGGTTATCCTACACTGATTAACTGGGATAAAACAGATACAGAAAAAGTAACCGCATTTATCGAAGTTCGTGTTACCCCACAAAGAGGACAGGGCTTTGAAAAACTTGCAGAAAGAATTACGAACTATCCGGAAGTAAAGTCAATATATCTTATGTCCGGAGCATTTGATTTTGCAATCTTTTTAGAAGGAAAAACATTAAAAGAAGTATCCATGTTTGTATCAACGAAGCTTTCAACATTAGAGGCAGTTGCCGGTACGGCAACACATTTTGTTCTGAAAAAGTATAAAGATCATGGAATGATTCTTATTGATAAAGAGCCAGCTAACAGAATGAAGGTGACACCATGA